In a genomic window of Shouchella clausii:
- a CDS encoding 4-hydroxyphenylacetate 3-hydroxylase family protein, translating into MAMATGAEYLKRIAQLESTIWIDGECVKGKSTEHPAFQKVLEAKASLYDMVLDDAHADILQASDKNANFSFEIPRTKADLTKRRKATQLWAQSTLGVLGRSPEYVNTMIAIMAGAKDFFAEDGKEYGESIQSIYERAVKNDYTFTHTFVNPSISRKPFYPDGESVEQPVAAKIVEENEKGVVIDGARLLATQGGITDELLVLPSAAFVDSDYLFGCTVPSDAEGLIFLSRPSFGKETQFDYPLSATLEEGDAVVVFDHVFIPWERVFMYRNEWLMSQLFARTGIEAFLLYQAANRQIVKTEWLLGIAQALVDTLNIGQHTHVQGKVSEVIVALEAMRGFVYSAETQAQANEYDIMVPKLEPLKASACYFQMTYARLIEIIQLLGASHFISAPSKKDFASPIAGSLERFMRGEYTSAKEKTKLLRLARDLSISEFGSRQMLYERYFFGDPVRVASGLYHSADCEKRKYVEWVQTFLKKMD; encoded by the coding sequence ATGGCAATGGCGACTGGTGCTGAATATTTAAAGCGAATTGCCCAACTAGAAAGCACAATTTGGATTGATGGTGAATGCGTAAAAGGGAAAAGCACAGAACATCCTGCTTTTCAGAAAGTCTTAGAAGCAAAAGCAAGCTTGTACGATATGGTGCTGGACGATGCCCATGCAGATATTTTGCAAGCAAGCGACAAAAACGCTAATTTTTCTTTTGAAATCCCACGCACAAAAGCAGATTTGACGAAGCGCAGAAAAGCAACTCAATTGTGGGCGCAATCAACTTTAGGCGTACTAGGCCGTTCTCCTGAATACGTGAATACAATGATTGCGATTATGGCAGGGGCAAAAGATTTCTTTGCCGAAGATGGAAAAGAGTATGGGGAAAGCATACAATCCATTTATGAACGAGCTGTAAAGAACGACTACACATTTACGCACACATTTGTGAATCCTTCGATTAGCAGGAAACCATTTTATCCTGACGGAGAAAGCGTCGAGCAGCCAGTTGCTGCAAAGATTGTCGAGGAAAACGAAAAAGGAGTCGTGATAGACGGAGCCCGGCTTTTGGCGACACAAGGGGGGATTACCGACGAACTGTTGGTCCTTCCATCAGCTGCATTTGTCGATAGCGATTATTTGTTTGGCTGCACCGTCCCTTCAGATGCAGAGGGGCTCATATTTTTAAGTAGGCCTTCTTTCGGGAAAGAAACGCAATTTGACTACCCTTTATCTGCTACTCTTGAAGAGGGCGATGCAGTTGTCGTGTTCGACCATGTCTTTATCCCGTGGGAACGGGTATTTATGTATAGAAATGAATGGCTAATGAGCCAGCTCTTTGCGAGAACAGGCATTGAAGCATTTTTGCTGTATCAAGCGGCGAACAGGCAAATCGTTAAAACGGAGTGGCTGCTCGGCATTGCCCAAGCGCTTGTCGATACACTGAATATTGGCCAGCACACGCATGTGCAAGGGAAAGTATCAGAAGTGATTGTCGCTCTTGAAGCAATGCGTGGATTTGTTTATTCAGCGGAAACGCAAGCGCAAGCCAATGAGTACGATATCATGGTGCCGAAGCTAGAACCGTTAAAAGCTAGTGCGTGTTATTTTCAAATGACATACGCGCGCTTGATTGAGATCATTCAATTGCTTGGCGCGAGCCACTTCATCTCAGCGCCAAGCAAAAAGGATTTTGCCTCGCCGATCGCTGGGAGTTTAGAACGTTTTATGCGCGGCGAATATACGAGCGCGAAGGAAAAAACAAAATTGCTCCGCCTTGCTCGCGACTTGAGCATTAGCGAATTTGGCTCACGGCAAATGTTGTACGAACGCTATTTTTTCGGTGATCCAGTTCGTGTCGCTTCTGGTCTTTACCATTCTGCAGATTGTGAAAAACGGAAGTACGTAGAATGGGTGCAAACCTTTTTGAAAAAAATGGATTAG
- the moaC gene encoding cyclic pyranopterin monophosphate synthase MoaC, producing the protein MSQFSHYNEDGLPKMVDISSKSATSRTATAECRVRISPHLYEAIHEQSLKKGNPLPVAQVAGIMAAKKTAEWIPMCHPILIQGTDLSFKYEPVKDGYMLVIGATVTVDGNTGVEMEALTAVTAAALTFYDMCKAVDKSMVIEETLLVKKTGGKNGDFYHPRRREKMD; encoded by the coding sequence TTGAGCCAATTCTCACACTACAACGAAGACGGGCTTCCTAAAATGGTCGACATCTCCTCTAAATCAGCAACAAGCCGGACCGCGACAGCAGAATGCCGTGTCCGGATTTCGCCCCACCTTTACGAGGCGATCCATGAACAATCATTAAAGAAAGGCAATCCTTTGCCAGTTGCCCAAGTAGCAGGAATCATGGCCGCCAAGAAGACGGCTGAGTGGATTCCAATGTGTCACCCTATCCTTATCCAAGGGACAGACCTTTCTTTTAAGTATGAACCAGTCAAAGACGGCTACATGCTCGTGATTGGCGCAACTGTTACCGTTGATGGCAACACAGGCGTTGAAATGGAAGCATTAACAGCTGTTACAGCTGCTGCGCTGACTTTTTACGATATGTGTAAAGCGGTCGATAAAAGCATGGTGATTGAAGAAACATTGCTCGTCAAAAAAACAGGCGGCAAAAACGGCGACTTTTACCATCCACGCAGACGAGAAAAAATGGATTAG
- a CDS encoding SIS domain-containing protein, whose amino-acid sequence MSYVEQYYESISRLLRQTVDEGEDVLGKAADIMVNAINEGKSLYLFGASHAGIIAEDAFYRAGGLALFNPIFSPALMLNVEPITLTSKLERLEGYGTILLESKPVKQGDVLFIHSVSGRNPVAIDMAIAAKQKGMTVISLTNVSYSKSVESRHSSRKRLFEVSDLVIDNNGEPGDAAVSVKSLSQKVAPTSTIVGSFIIHSIVLKMIEQLEEAGREVPVFRSANLDGGDAYNEAMMERHKHQIHYM is encoded by the coding sequence ATGTCTTACGTGGAGCAATATTACGAGTCAATTAGCCGTCTCTTACGGCAAACGGTCGATGAGGGGGAAGATGTTCTCGGAAAAGCTGCTGATATCATGGTCAATGCGATAAATGAAGGCAAGTCGCTCTATCTTTTTGGTGCTTCCCATGCTGGCATTATTGCTGAAGATGCCTTTTACCGCGCCGGCGGCTTGGCGCTGTTTAATCCGATTTTTAGCCCAGCGCTTATGCTGAATGTTGAACCGATCACGTTGACTTCTAAATTGGAACGGCTTGAAGGATACGGGACGATTTTGCTTGAATCAAAGCCGGTCAAACAAGGCGATGTGTTGTTTATCCATTCAGTGTCTGGCCGAAATCCTGTTGCGATTGATATGGCGATAGCAGCAAAACAAAAAGGAATGACCGTTATCTCGCTGACAAATGTTTCTTACTCTAAAAGTGTCGAGTCCCGTCACTCTTCTAGGAAACGGCTGTTTGAAGTAAGCGATTTGGTAATTGATAACAACGGCGAGCCAGGCGATGCGGCTGTTTCAGTAAAGTCGTTGTCGCAAAAGGTTGCGCCGACTTCAACGATTGTTGGCAGCTTTATCATTCATTCAATCGTTCTAAAAATGATTGAACAACTTGAAGAGGCAGGCCGTGAAGTCCCAGTCTTCCGCAGCGCCAACTTAGATGGCGGCGACGCGTATAATGAAGCCATGATGGAACGGCACAAACATCAAATTCACTATATGTAA
- a CDS encoding PTS sugar transporter subunit IIA, with product MTEELIKKEHVAVGVQAKDWERAIEASGSLLVKSGAVTSEYVKQMIDSVKENGPYIVIGPGMAIAHARPSEAVHTDAVSLAILKEAVPFGNEENDPVDLVFSFSATGAESHLHLIERLSRLLLDEEKVGQLREAKSAEDVYQIIL from the coding sequence ATGACAGAAGAACTAATAAAAAAAGAACATGTTGCGGTTGGCGTTCAAGCAAAAGACTGGGAGAGAGCCATTGAAGCATCAGGTTCCTTGCTAGTCAAGTCAGGAGCGGTAACTTCAGAGTATGTCAAGCAAATGATTGATTCCGTCAAAGAAAACGGGCCTTACATTGTCATTGGCCCTGGGATGGCGATTGCCCATGCCAGACCTAGTGAGGCGGTGCATACGGACGCCGTTTCGTTAGCAATCTTAAAAGAGGCTGTGCCGTTTGGCAATGAAGAGAATGACCCAGTTGACCTTGTCTTTTCATTTTCAGCCACGGGAGCAGAATCCCATTTGCATTTAATTGAGCGGCTATCGCGTCTTTTGCTTGATGAAGAAAAAGTCGGTCAGCTACGTGAAGCAAAATCAGCCGAGGACGTTTATCAAATTATTTTATAA
- a CDS encoding BglG family transcription antiterminator, producing MITARVMKMLSSRQKSVLTKLLRSNHYVTIEFLAKWQNVSGRTIRYDLDAIDDMLKQAGAPLKREPGKGVFLHVGEEKRAELFRIAEGHQVFFDKNVHIAMMSLFAVMHETVTIQQLADEFHLSRSSIQKYLPDIEETLDRFGLQLARQARKGFFVNGTERSIRRAIFHWLTDKQVDLERVERWFDCEKNGDRGQIDRWLRSCQEDRQVFYSEGSLRVLTIFLCWWYERILHGHYVYIPQEEREAGHRLGELSEIVSALCDNRTAEHEQAFLNTLLGQAKVVSYKNDAVLGESYQKEKDFCTYLLEQISTILQVDLLKDKKLMNDLVYHMKAAFLRIEQGLVIDNPYTEEIKVRYRAIYEMVHQITADMGYTLVAAEVAFITMHVSAGFDRSKSTRFLPTVIVVCSTGLATSSILTTKLQQAEPGFHLINVVNTDDLEKALEESDVDFVLTTQELPIKQWNDTKIFRVSPLLNDEDKRTIQHEGQKMINRKQLACFNQVYAHASAVEPTLFDETVHTANTSDWKESIALAAAPLLQAGYIRQGYVQEMIMSVERNGTYMVFLPKVAFVHAGPENVIKEGISMTIFEHEIDFGSFNPERVEVVIVLAIKEAHNQDFLQLFRYLETQEKREQLITKWIGRKSAT from the coding sequence TACAGCAAGGGTGATGAAGATGTTATCGTCCAGACAAAAAAGCGTTTTAACAAAATTGCTCCGTAGCAACCACTATGTCACTATTGAGTTTTTAGCAAAATGGCAAAATGTTAGCGGTCGCACAATACGTTATGACTTAGATGCGATTGATGACATGTTAAAACAGGCAGGTGCCCCGTTAAAGCGGGAGCCTGGCAAAGGCGTATTTTTGCATGTTGGTGAGGAAAAGCGTGCTGAACTGTTTCGTATTGCCGAAGGCCATCAAGTCTTTTTTGATAAAAATGTCCACATTGCGATGATGAGCTTGTTTGCGGTTATGCATGAAACCGTAACGATCCAGCAGCTGGCGGATGAATTCCATTTAAGCCGGTCAAGCATTCAAAAATATTTACCTGATATTGAGGAGACACTTGACCGTTTTGGTTTACAGCTGGCAAGGCAAGCGCGTAAAGGGTTTTTCGTGAATGGAACAGAGCGAAGCATCCGCCGGGCCATTTTTCATTGGCTTACGGACAAACAGGTTGACTTAGAGCGAGTGGAGCGCTGGTTTGACTGTGAAAAGAATGGCGACCGCGGCCAAATTGATAGGTGGCTTCGTTCTTGCCAAGAGGATCGGCAAGTGTTTTATAGCGAGGGCTCCTTGCGTGTATTGACGATTTTCCTTTGTTGGTGGTATGAGCGGATTTTGCACGGCCATTATGTGTATATTCCCCAGGAAGAACGAGAAGCGGGACACCGACTTGGTGAATTAAGTGAAATTGTTTCCGCGCTATGCGATAACCGTACTGCTGAGCATGAGCAGGCGTTTTTGAACACGTTGCTCGGACAAGCGAAAGTCGTTTCCTATAAAAATGACGCCGTTTTAGGGGAGAGTTATCAGAAGGAAAAAGATTTTTGCACGTATTTGCTTGAACAAATTTCTACCATTCTCCAAGTCGACTTGTTAAAAGACAAAAAACTGATGAATGATTTGGTTTATCACATGAAAGCGGCTTTTTTGAGAATCGAACAAGGGCTTGTTATTGACAACCCGTATACGGAAGAAATTAAAGTTCGGTATCGTGCCATTTACGAGATGGTCCACCAAATTACAGCGGATATGGGGTATACGCTTGTAGCTGCGGAAGTCGCTTTTATTACAATGCATGTGAGCGCTGGCTTTGACCGTAGCAAAAGCACACGGTTTTTGCCAACTGTGATTGTCGTTTGTTCAACAGGGCTTGCCACTTCTTCCATTTTGACGACAAAATTGCAACAGGCTGAGCCTGGTTTCCATTTAATTAACGTGGTGAACACCGATGATTTAGAAAAAGCACTTGAAGAAAGTGATGTCGACTTTGTCTTAACAACCCAAGAGCTGCCGATCAAACAATGGAATGACACAAAAATTTTCCGTGTGAGCCCACTGTTAAATGACGAAGACAAACGGACGATTCAGCATGAAGGGCAAAAAATGATTAATCGCAAACAGCTTGCTTGTTTCAATCAAGTATATGCCCATGCCTCAGCTGTAGAGCCAACGCTTTTTGACGAAACGGTCCATACGGCCAACACGAGCGACTGGAAGGAAAGCATTGCCCTGGCGGCAGCACCGCTGCTCCAGGCTGGCTACATCCGCCAAGGGTATGTACAAGAAATGATTATGTCTGTGGAACGGAATGGCACGTACATGGTGTTCTTGCCAAAGGTAGCGTTTGTCCATGCCGGACCTGAAAATGTCATTAAAGAAGGCATTAGCATGACCATATTTGAACATGAAATTGATTTTGGCTCTTTTAACCCTGAACGTGTGGAAGTCGTGATCGTGCTAGCAATTAAAGAAGCACATAACCAGGATTTTTTGCAGCTTTTCCGCTATTTGGAAACACAAGAGAAAAGAGAGCAGCTTATAACGAAATGGATTGGGAGGAAGAGTGCAACATGA
- a CDS encoding PTS sugar transporter subunit IIB, whose translation MSKLKIMTVCGFGLGSSMVLKMNLESVLKELGIEADVFTGDVASAQSTPADYIFTSKELGEKLQESAGKPVVIINSFVNKAEIKEKAAAEIKA comes from the coding sequence ATGAGCAAATTAAAAATTATGACAGTATGTGGGTTTGGTCTTGGTTCTTCCATGGTCCTAAAAATGAATTTGGAAAGTGTTTTAAAAGAGTTAGGCATAGAAGCCGATGTGTTTACTGGAGATGTCGCTTCTGCGCAAAGTACGCCTGCGGACTATATTTTCACGAGCAAGGAGTTAGGGGAAAAGTTGCAGGAGTCAGCTGGGAAACCAGTTGTGATCATTAACAGTTTTGTCAACAAGGCAGAGATCAAAGAAAAAGCAGCAGCGGAAATCAAGGCTTAA
- a CDS encoding Fpg/Nei family DNA glycosylase: MPEMPEMATYQKWLTRTVVGQMITDVEVNREKSINVPVIEFKAALQHQTVTEVSRRGKQLLFHLASGQMLLLHLMLGGWMHWGTEEDAPDRTKQVILSFSRHKLYFIGLRLGYIHLHDQQSAEPVLAKLGPEASSINADKFKEIAEHKRTIVKAFLTNQAHLSGIGNCYADEICYHAKLTPLRTIDSLSSKELAALHQAIAPTLQAAANAGGYMSHPFTASDRLTGGMNSKLCVYDREGEACFRCGNPIIRQEASKKNVFFCQVCQH, translated from the coding sequence ATGCCTGAGATGCCTGAAATGGCCACTTATCAAAAATGGCTCACCCGTACGGTAGTCGGCCAAATGATTACAGACGTCGAGGTAAACCGGGAGAAGTCCATTAATGTGCCTGTTATCGAATTTAAGGCAGCGTTACAACATCAGACCGTTACGGAAGTGTCACGACGGGGTAAGCAGTTGCTCTTCCACTTAGCAAGCGGGCAAATGCTTCTGCTTCATTTAATGCTAGGTGGCTGGATGCATTGGGGGACAGAGGAGGATGCGCCAGATCGAACCAAACAAGTGATTCTCTCCTTTTCACGACACAAACTTTATTTTATCGGGCTGCGCCTCGGCTACATTCACCTTCATGACCAACAGTCTGCTGAGCCCGTTCTTGCTAAGCTTGGTCCAGAAGCAAGCAGCATAAACGCTGACAAATTTAAAGAAATTGCCGAGCACAAGCGCACGATCGTAAAAGCTTTTTTAACGAACCAAGCCCACCTTTCTGGGATAGGCAATTGCTATGCAGATGAAATTTGCTACCACGCTAAGTTGACCCCCTTGCGGACAATCGACTCCCTCTCTTCCAAGGAATTAGCAGCATTGCACCAAGCGATTGCGCCGACACTGCAAGCGGCTGCCAATGCCGGTGGCTATATGAGTCACCCTTTCACTGCCTCAGATCGGTTGACAGGCGGCATGAACAGCAAACTGTGTGTGTATGATCGTGAAGGCGAGGCCTGCTTCCGTTGCGGCAACCCCATTATTCGCCAGGAGGCATCAAAGAAAAACGTGTTTTTCTGCCAAGTCTGCCAACATTAG
- a CDS encoding queuosine precursor transporter: MPTELYGFIFALINFLLLGLFYKAFGKTGMICWIGFATILANLQVVKTVELFGLIVTLGNVMYATTFLATDLLNEKYGKQTARTAVWLGFATLFISTVIMQFVVHFPPHSEDLAQEHLAFIFDFALRIAAGSLIAYLISNHLNVYIFAFFKRLFPRPSMLWLRNSASSFIGQAFDTLIFCSIAFLGVYSFDVWLEIAFTTYLMKFLVSLLGIPFIYWLRSIKPLELIK, encoded by the coding sequence ATGCCTACAGAGTTATATGGGTTCATTTTTGCCCTCATCAATTTTTTATTGCTTGGCCTTTTTTATAAAGCATTCGGTAAGACCGGCATGATTTGTTGGATCGGCTTTGCTACCATCCTTGCCAATTTGCAGGTTGTAAAAACGGTAGAGCTGTTTGGGCTAATCGTGACGCTCGGAAATGTGATGTATGCGACTACATTCTTGGCTACTGATTTGCTAAATGAAAAATATGGCAAACAAACGGCGCGGACGGCTGTATGGCTTGGGTTTGCCACTTTATTCATTTCAACTGTCATCATGCAGTTCGTTGTCCACTTCCCGCCCCATAGCGAGGACTTGGCACAAGAACACTTGGCTTTCATCTTTGACTTTGCGCTCCGTATTGCCGCAGGCAGCCTTATTGCTTACTTAATTAGTAACCATTTGAATGTATACATTTTTGCTTTTTTCAAAAGGCTATTCCCAAGACCGTCGATGCTCTGGCTTCGAAATAGCGCCTCCAGTTTTATTGGCCAAGCCTTTGATACACTCATCTTTTGCTCGATCGCCTTCCTCGGCGTTTACTCGTTTGATGTCTGGCTCGAAATAGCTTTCACCACCTATTTGATGAAATTTCTTGTCTCGTTGCTTGGCATCCCATTCATCTATTGGCTGAGAAGCATTAAACCATTAGAGCTGATCAAGTAA
- a CDS encoding PTS ascorbate transporter subunit IIC, translating to MQGVMNFFIEIIREPAIFLGLIALIGLLLLKKDFSTVVSGTAKTIIGVVILTQGTNILTSSIAPLTEGFNLMYDIQEAEVAPALGSDTILSQYGTQIGIAMLIAFVINLLVARFTKIKHVFLTGHMLFWFPFIFVAVGVENALSNTQIILFASLMTALYIIIAPALLRPFIRKVTGSDDFIIGHPTTILSLVSGWVGMLFGTKGKSSEEIKFPKSTEFLREISITSSITMFFVYMVVSLIIGFDAASTAFGAEQNLFIYSLMQGILFGAGLTILLLGVRMMLAEIIPAFQGISQKWIPNAVPALDAPILFPFAPNAVLIGFIVSMITSVATIFVTGSLGLFSFVIVPLTITCFFEIGTAAIIGNATGGLKGAIAGSATAGVVMILLVGLSVPVLSGTVSDWIVIFGGNDFSLWSFIGDLVAKLFP from the coding sequence ATGCAAGGAGTTATGAACTTTTTTATTGAAATCATCCGGGAACCAGCAATTTTTCTTGGGCTTATTGCATTGATTGGCTTGTTGTTGTTGAAAAAAGATTTTTCGACCGTTGTCTCAGGAACGGCGAAAACGATCATTGGTGTCGTGATTTTAACACAGGGGACAAATATTTTAACAAGCTCGATTGCACCGCTAACAGAAGGTTTTAATTTAATGTATGACATCCAAGAAGCAGAAGTAGCGCCTGCGCTGGGATCTGATACGATTTTAAGCCAATATGGGACGCAAATCGGAATCGCCATGCTCATTGCTTTTGTCATTAACTTGCTTGTCGCACGCTTTACGAAAATCAAACATGTGTTTTTAACTGGCCATATGTTGTTTTGGTTTCCGTTTATCTTTGTGGCCGTTGGAGTTGAAAACGCTCTTAGCAATACGCAAATAATCTTGTTTGCTTCACTGATGACAGCACTTTATATTATTATAGCACCCGCGCTTTTGCGCCCATTTATCCGCAAAGTAACGGGTTCAGATGATTTTATCATTGGGCATCCAACCACGATCCTGTCCCTTGTTTCTGGCTGGGTGGGGATGCTGTTTGGTACAAAAGGAAAATCATCGGAAGAAATAAAATTCCCTAAATCTACCGAATTCTTGCGCGAAATTAGCATTACGTCTTCGATTACAATGTTCTTTGTTTATATGGTCGTATCCCTTATTATCGGGTTTGACGCTGCTTCAACAGCGTTTGGAGCGGAACAGAACTTGTTTATTTACAGCCTCATGCAAGGAATTTTGTTTGGCGCCGGATTAACGATTTTGTTGCTAGGTGTACGAATGATGCTTGCGGAAATTATTCCAGCATTCCAAGGGATTTCACAAAAGTGGATTCCAAATGCTGTTCCCGCACTCGATGCGCCGATTTTGTTTCCGTTTGCCCCAAATGCTGTACTAATTGGGTTTATTGTATCTATGATTACCTCGGTCGCAACAATTTTCGTGACGGGCAGCCTCGGTTTGTTTAGCTTTGTCATTGTGCCCCTTACGATTACATGCTTTTTTGAAATTGGCACGGCTGCTATTATTGGTAACGCAACTGGCGGGCTAAAAGGAGCGATTGCTGGATCAGCGACGGCAGGTGTCGTGATGATTTTACTTGTCGGCCTTTCTGTACCGGTGTTAAGTGGAACAGTGTCAGACTGGATTGTCATTTTTGGCGGAAACGATTTCTCGCTTTGGTCTTTTATTGGTGACTTAGTTGCCAAACTCTTTCCTTAA